GTCAATAGTTACTTAGCCGGAAAAATAAAAAGTCCTTTCCGGATTGGCCGCATCACCTACGACATTCCTGATTACGTCGGTCTGGAAGACGTCCTGTTTATCACTCCGAAGGGCGATACGCTGCTGGCCGGGGAAAAACTCCGGGTGGATCTGGACATGATGGGGCTGCTCAAAAACCGGGTGTCGCTCAATCAGATTGAACTCGAAAAGGTGCGCATAAACCTCAACCGGACGCTACCCGACACCGCCTTTAATTTCCAGTATATCATCGATGCGTTTGACACTGGTGGCCCTCCGCAACCAGTCGATACCACGGCGGCTCCGATGGACATTAGTCTGGCGGCCGTGATTCTGAAAGACGTCGGGATTCGTTACAAAGACGATGTGGTTGGAGCAGATGTTCGCGCCCATTTGGATAGCCTGCGGGCCAATTTTGATGAAACGGACGTTGCTAAATCACAATACCACCTTCGGACGGTTAACATCGACGGTCTGGTGGCCAACACCCGGCTTTATTCGGCAATCGACACCCCGGAAACGCCCACGACTTCCGCACCCGGCGACACCCTGGATTTGAAATTAGGCAGTTGGCGGGTCAACCGGGCGCGCTGGGATGTGAAGGTCGAGGAAGCGGACTTCCAGACCCGCGGATCGCTCGGGCGGCTGGCGATGGATGCCGATTATTTGTACCTCGACGGGCAGCGGGTTGGAATCAAATCGCTGGAACTGGCTAATGCCGACATTGCCGCCATTTTGACCAAAGCAACTGCCAAACCCAGTTCTGCGGCTCCGGCGACCCCGGAAACGGCCGATGAGTCGGGCGGCTGGCGGGCCAGCATTGGCCGGGTGGCGCTGGCAAAAAACCGGATTCGGTTTGAAGACCAGAACCAGCCCCGGCAGAAAACCGGTCTGGATTACGGACACCTTGACCTTCAGGACTTTTCACTGACCGCCCAGGCGCTGCAATACACCCCACAACTGATCGCCGGGAAATTTCGCGGGGGCCAGTTTCGCGACCAGAGCGGTTTTGCGCTCCAGCGGCTCGACGCCGATGTGGTCTACAGCGATACAATGACCTCCGTGACCAAACTTTACGTTCAGACGCCCCAGACATTGCTCCGCGACCAGCTGATTCTGCGCTACGATTCAATCGGGCAGTTGAGCCGCCCGCGGGAAGCCGGGCGCGTGGGCGTTCGGGTCAACCTGAACCAAAGCCGGCTGGCGGTGGCTGACATGCTGCAACTGGCGCCGTTTCTGGCCACTACTTCCCCGTTTTTTGAAGACCGCCGGGCCGTTGTTCGGGTCAATACGCTGATGCGGGGTACGCTGGCTAACCTGAGCATTCCGACGTTTGAAGTGGATATGCTGTCGGGAACCCGGCTGCGGGCCAGCGGGCGTTTGCGGAACGTGACGGATGTAGACCGCCTGGCCCTGGACATTAATCTGACCGAAGGGTCGACGCGGCTCACCGATATTCGAAAAATCGTTCCCAAAGGCACCCTGCCCGATTCGTTCAACATTCCGCCCAAGCTCCGGTTAACGGGGCGTTTTCAGGGTGAACTTGATAATCTGAACATCAATTCGGCCCTTCAGACTGATTGGGGAAATGTTGATTTCGACGGCAACGTGCGCGGCTTTGTTTCCGGAAAAGGGCAGGCCTACAAAGGAACGCTGTCGCTGGCGCGGCTGGAAGCCGGGCGCTGGCTGGGCCAACAGGCAACCATTGGAAGCATTACGGCGGATGCCACCGTTGACGGTCGGGGCATCGACGTGAAAACCATGCAGACGGCTTTCCGGCTTAATGTGCGCCAAGCGGAACTGATGGGCTACAATTACCAGAATTTTGCTGCCGATGGCCGGTTGGATCAGGGGAATCTCAGCATGAGAAGTACGTTGAATGATCCAAACGCTAAACTGACACTGAACGCCCGCGTGGGCATGTTACAAGATTTTCCCAGCGTGCGGGGCGGGCTGGCGATTGAAAAACTGGATGTTACCCAACTCAAACTCTACAAGGACCCGCTTAGTGTGGAGGGAAATCTGCGGTTTGATTTTGCGTCCACCGATCCTGCCAAACCGGTCGGTATTCTAGCGGCCCGCGAAACGGTGGTGCGGCTGAACGGCAAAACGTATCCGCTGGATTCTTTTTACGTCAGAGCGGATGTAGATGGTGTTCGAAAAATCGTGGAAGCCCGGCTGCCGTTCGCAACCATGAATCTCGATGGTCAGTTTGATTACACGCGTCTATATGACATTGCCGTTGGTGAAGTCAGTAAGTATATCGAGCTGCCCGATCTGACCTACAAGCCGGTCAATCCGCCATATAGTTTCAACGTCGACATGACGCTCCGGCAACATCCGCTTCTGGCGGCTTTTGTGCCCGCGCTGACCCGAATGGATCCGGTTACGTTTAAGGCGTACGTGGATAATGTTCGGGATACGACGTTTGCCGCTTCCCTCCAGGCTGGTGTCGTTGAATACGACAGCATGCAGATTCAGGGGGTTGCTATGAAGCTGGCCGGTTTGAACGGACGACTGGGAATTACGGGCCAGGTCAATGCCGCCAACGCCAGCGGAATTCGGTTAAATGTGACCAAATTGAATGCGGAAGCCGTCGAAAATAAGCTATGGTTTGAGATTGAGTCGGATGATTCGACCGGCCGGGCGTGGTACGGTATATCGGGTAGTCTGGCCATCGCCGACCGGGCCTACCAATTCCGGTTTAATCCGGATGGTATGTTAACCAATTACCAGCGCTGGACCGGCGACACCACTGGCTACATTCAGTACAGCGAGAAAGGCATTGTGGCCGATCGCTTCCTGCTTCAGACTGGTTCGCAGCGGATTCTGGTTAATAGCGAAGAGAAAATACCCAATGCGCCGATGCGGGTCAAGGTAGAAAGCATCAACCTGACCAACATGGCAAAACTGGCCAATCAGGACACGACGCTGGTGGGCGGTATGCTCAACGGGGATGTTGTGCTCCGGGACGTAATGACAAATTTGTCGTTTACCGGCGACGTGACGGTGGATAGTCTGAAAGTGATGGAAAAGGCCATCGGGAATCTGACGGCCCGGTTTGCCAATACCACCGACCAGCGGATTTCAACCGATATTGCGCTGACGGGCAACGGCAACCGGGCGCGGGTTACGGGTTTCTACAATCCGTCAAACGCGGACCAGGCGCTGGATTTCAAAATTAATCTGGACGAGTTGACAGCCCAGACCATCGAGGCATTCAGCTTCGGTCAACTGCGGCAAACCAGCGGACGGTTGCGCGGTCAGGTCGATGTAACCGGCTCAACGGACCAGCCCCGTATGAATGGCGCCGTATCGTTCGATTCGCTGGCTTTCAACGTGGCTTACCTGAATGCGACCTACAAGATTGACAACGAAACGATCCGGTTCAGCGAGAAAACCATCAATTTTCAGGATTTCAGCATTCGCGACGGGCAAAACCGCAACCTGACAACGAACGGGACCATCACCATCCGGGAGTTGCCGGATATGGCCTACAACCTGAACATCAAAGCCGATAAATTTCAGGTGCTGAATGCCACCCGGAAAGACAACGATCTGGCCTACGGCAATGCCGCCATCAGTGCCAATCTGGCCATTCGCGGCAGCGGTACCAGTCCAACCATTAGCGGTTCCATCAAACTGGAAGACGAAAGCAAAATCACGATGGTATTGCCTGATGAAAGCGATGCCGTAAACGAAGCGCGTGGGATTGTTACGTTCATCGACCACAACGATTCGCTGGCTTTGCGGAAGTACCTGGTGGTTGCCCGGCCCGATACCGCCCGGCCCAAACTGGCTTTCCAAGACCTGAGCAACGCCCAGATTGATCTAAGCCTGGAAGCAAACGAAACCTCGGAAATCACCGTCGTTGTGGATGAGCTCAACGGCGATAACCTGCGCATCAAAGGAAATGCCCGGTTAAACGTAGGAATCAGTCAGAGCGGGGCCATCTCGTTGCTGGGCCGCTACGACGTTACGGAAGGAGAGTATTCGCTGACGTATGAAGTTCTGAAGCGTACGTTTTCGATCCAGAAAGGAAGTAACCTGACCTGGACGGGCGATCCGTACCGGGCACAGCTGGACATTACCGCGGTTTATGAGACGACGGCCGTGCCGTCCAACCTGATTGCCAACGAAACCAGCGAACAGCTTCGGACGGCTTCCAAGCAGAAAATACCGTTCAACGTCCTGTTGAAAATGAAGGGTTTGTTGTCTTCGCCTGATATCAGCTTTGACATTGAAATGCCGGAGGAAGGTTTCCTGGCTTCCCGGACGGTAATCGATGCGGTTAATTCCAAGCTCTCCCAATTGCGTCAGGACCCCTCGCAGTTGAACAAACAGGTTTTCGGACTGATGGTACTGGGTAGTTTCATTTCTGAAAGCTCATCCAGCTCATCAGGGGGCGGTATTAATACCGAAGAAATTGCCCGAAGCAGCGTCAGTAAAATTCTTTCCGATCAGCTGGAACGGTTTGCGTCCAGCCTGCTGAAAGGATTTGACGTAAACTTCGATCTGCTTTCGTCCACTCAGTCGGCGGGGACCAACAACACCGTAGGAACCAGAACCGATTTGAATGTGGATGTGTCCCGGAGCTTTTTGCAAGGTCGGCTGACGGTTTCGGTGGGTCGAAATTTCATGCTGGAAGGAAATCAGAACGCCATCACGCGCAATCCTAACGAAGTATTTGATAACCTGTCGTTGAACTACAACATTACCCGCGACGGCCGCTATATGCTACGCGGTTATCGCAAGAGTGATTACCAGGCGGTTCTGGAAGGTTACGTAATCGAAACGGGGGTTGGTTTTGTAATTACGGTCGATTACAACGCCCTGAGTGAAATCTTTGGCAAATCGGCGGAAAATCAGAATCAATGAAAAAGAGTCTATTCTATAGTATTGCCTTGCTTGCACTGACCGGCTGTCACGTGGCTCGCCACATTCCGCCCGGGGAAAAACTGTACATGGGAACCGAAATCAACGTTCAGGTTGATTCGACGGTTTCCAAATCTGAAAAAGAACAGATCGAAACGCAGCTGGCCGAAATGGCGCGGCCGCGGCCTAACAAGAAACTGTTCGGGTATCCGTACCGCGTTGGCCTTTACTACTTTGCGGGTGAGCCCAAGAAAGAAAAGGGATTACGGGCCTGGTTCCGACGCAAATTGGGCGCAGAACCGATTTTTGCAAGTGCCAATGCGCTCTCATCCAACGCGGCTAATTGGGTCGCTTTTCTGGAAAATGAAGGCTATTTTCATTCAACAGCTTCCGGAAGTTTGCGCGAAGAAGGGTACAAGGCCTTCGGGGTTTATCAGGTTCAGGTCAGACAACGCTATCTGATTGATTCAGTCGCTTTTCTAATGGATTCAACGTCCCTGAAGGAGTCTATGGATGAGATTCAGAGTCGCAGTTTGCTCAAAAAAGACAATCCTTATCGTCTGGAAATGATCAAGCTGGAACGCGAACGGATCAATCAGGCTTTACAGCGTCGGGGCTTCTTTTACTTTCAGCCTGATTTCATTGCGGTGCTGGCCGACAGTGCTCAGGGGAGCCACCGGACACGTTTGTATCTAGCTATCAAGCCCGAAACCCCTCCAGCGGCCCTGCTTCCCTATTCTGTGCGGGATATTTACGTGTATCCTAATTACAGTCTTTCATCCAACAACCTGCAGGCCGATACCACCGCCAGCCCAAGGCGTGTTGTTGAATTTGGCAATTACAAAATTGTCGATCCGGATAATGTGTACAACCCGAAGCTTTTCCGGGATATCATAGCCTTGCGGCCGGGACGGCGTTACAACAGCCGGGCGCAGGACCTGACTTTGTCGCGCTTCATTAACGTAGGGTCGTTTAAATTCGTCCGCAATCGGTTTGAACCGACTCAGCAGGGCGATTCTACGGTAATGGACGTTCACTATTATCTGACGCCTTACCCCAAAAAGTCGGCCCGGCTGGAAATTGCCGGTACCAGTCGTTCCAACAACCTGGTAGGGTCGCAACTCAGCCTGAACTGGCGGAATCGAAACGTCTTAGGCCGTTCTGAACTGTTTACCGTCAATGCCAACGCGGGTATCGAATTTCAGATAGGAGCCCGCGGCACGGGTGTGACCAACTACCGGTACGGGTTACAAACCAGCCTGACCTTCCCGCGCCTGGTGTCGCCCATCCCGATCAAATATTACCAACGCGGACAAACGCTGCCTCAGACAATTGTTTCCGTGGGCTATGACCTGATTGTGCGGGGCGGATTATACCACCTCAACTCATTCCTGACCACGTACGGGTATACCTGGCGAAGCAATCCGCAAACCGAGCACATCTTTCAACCCATCAGCATCAACTACGTTTTGCCGTCCAGCTTTGGCGAAAAGTTTTATGCGCTGGAAGACGATCCCACTACGCGGCAGCAGTACATCAACATCCTGCGTTCTGAGCAGCTTATCCTCAGTACGCTTTATACGTACAATTTGAGTTCATCGCCCCGTACAAATACCTCGTACACGTATCGGCTGAGCGTTAACGTTGAACCCGCCGGTAACCTGGCGTCTTTGGTAACGAAAAAAACCAATGAACTGGGCCAGGAGGTGATTTTTGGGGTGCCGTATTCCCAGTTTTTCCGGATGGATGTCGACAGTCGGCACTTCTTCCGATTATCGCCGGGTATTACCTGGGCCAGCCGGTTCTTTGGTGGTCTGGGCGTTCCGTACGGAAATTCAGAACAGCTGCCGTTTGTCAAGCAGTATTTTGTCGGGGGTGCTAACAGTTTGCGGGCGTTTCGGCCTCGGGCGGTTGGGCCGGGCGTTTATACCCGAAACCTCGATGGTACCGTTCAGCTTCAGGATGGAGGGGGCGATATCAAACTGGAGGCTAACACGGAAATTCGTCCTAAGATAAATAAGTACCTGCAAACGGCTTTGTTTGTGGATGTTGGCAACGTCTGGATGTATTCTGACGAGAGTACCTACGGCGCTGGCACCCAGTTTCGATCAGACTTTTACAAACAACTGGCCGTGGGCACCGGTCTTGGCCTGCGGATTGACGTGTCGTATTTTGTTCTACGGTTTGATCTGGCTTTCCCGCTGCGTAAACCGTGGCTACCGGAAGGACAACAGTGGGTGTTTGATGAGATTAATCCGGGAAGCCGGAGCTGGCGTCGGGATAACCTGATCCTGAACGTAGCAGTGGGTTATCCGTTTTAGGCCATCTCCGGTATTGATTTAGTCTTCCCGACCCTCCTTGCGGTTGGCATCGGCCATCCTGACAATTTTCGGGGTGAACTTTGCCAGCACCGACACCAGGTCGTGCTGGGCGCTGATAACGGTTTCGATGTTTTTATAGACCATCGGCGCTTCATCGAGGTCGCCCCCGATCAGCTGAATGTCGGCTTTGAGCAAAGCATCGTCAAGCTGCGCGCGGGTGATGCGGTTGAATGCCTGCGTTCGTGACATCAACCGCCCGGCTCCGTGCGAAGCCGAGTTCAGCGCATCCGAAAAACCGCGCCCCCGAACCACAAAGCCGGGCTGCGTCATGGAGCCCGGGATGATCCCGAGCACGTCAGGACCCGCCGGAGTAGCGCCTTTCCGGTGAACAACTACCTCGTGCCCGTCGGCCAGTTGTTCTTTCCAGGCAAAGTTGTGGTGGTTCTCAACCATTGTCAACGGGTTATGACCCAGCGCTTTCGCCAGTTTATGGTGGATTTCGTGGTGATTGGCCGATGCGTAATCCCCGGCCAGATTCATCGCAATCCAGTATTCCTGCCCTTCCTCGGTGTTCAGATCAAGCCAGGCCAGGTGGGCCGCCTGTTTGGGCAGCTTCGTTTTCTGCATGGCAAGTCTGGAGTAATACCCGGCGACGGCTCCCCCGAAACCCCGCGAACCCGAATGCGACAGCAGAGCCAGGTACTCGCCCGGCGGTAGGTTTAGCTGGTCGTCCTGTTCGTACACTTCGATCAATCCCCATTCGACAAAGTGGTTGCCCGTACCGGAGGTGCCAAGCTGGCGGTAGGCTTTGTCTTTCAGGTCCCGGATTACCTTGGTAGACTGCCATTCCGGCAAATCCATGACAGTTTCGTCGAACTTCTCACGGGTTTCGCCCCCGATACCAAACTTGGTTTTTTCCAGCAGGATGGTTTTCAGCAGGGGCGACTCCTGTTTCAGAAAAGCACCTGGCAGATCGAATACCGATAAACACATTCGGCAGGCAATATCAACGCCAACGGCGAACGGAATAACCGTGTGGGCTTCGGTGGCCAGAACCCCGCCAATGGGCAGCCCGTAACCTTGGTGGGCATCGGGCATCAGCGCACCGGCCACCGAAATTGGCAGGCTGGCGGCCGTTTCCGTTTGGTTTAAGGCTCCTTCCTCAATGTATTCCGGTCCGAAAACCGCATATGGCAACGGTGTTGTACGCAGGTCAAACGCCTGAGAAGTTTGCTTTTCGGCTGTATTCAGAACATAAGGCGCTGGCTCCGGCGGCAGATACGTC
This Larkinella insperata DNA region includes the following protein-coding sequences:
- a CDS encoding translocation/assembly module TamB domain-containing protein; this translates as MKKFLTFFLLAILALIFLVLGFLGVIATTTWGQEFVTRQVNSYLAGKIKSPFRIGRITYDIPDYVGLEDVLFITPKGDTLLAGEKLRVDLDMMGLLKNRVSLNQIELEKVRINLNRTLPDTAFNFQYIIDAFDTGGPPQPVDTTAAPMDISLAAVILKDVGIRYKDDVVGADVRAHLDSLRANFDETDVAKSQYHLRTVNIDGLVANTRLYSAIDTPETPTTSAPGDTLDLKLGSWRVNRARWDVKVEEADFQTRGSLGRLAMDADYLYLDGQRVGIKSLELANADIAAILTKATAKPSSAAPATPETADESGGWRASIGRVALAKNRIRFEDQNQPRQKTGLDYGHLDLQDFSLTAQALQYTPQLIAGKFRGGQFRDQSGFALQRLDADVVYSDTMTSVTKLYVQTPQTLLRDQLILRYDSIGQLSRPREAGRVGVRVNLNQSRLAVADMLQLAPFLATTSPFFEDRRAVVRVNTLMRGTLANLSIPTFEVDMLSGTRLRASGRLRNVTDVDRLALDINLTEGSTRLTDIRKIVPKGTLPDSFNIPPKLRLTGRFQGELDNLNINSALQTDWGNVDFDGNVRGFVSGKGQAYKGTLSLARLEAGRWLGQQATIGSITADATVDGRGIDVKTMQTAFRLNVRQAELMGYNYQNFAADGRLDQGNLSMRSTLNDPNAKLTLNARVGMLQDFPSVRGGLAIEKLDVTQLKLYKDPLSVEGNLRFDFASTDPAKPVGILAARETVVRLNGKTYPLDSFYVRADVDGVRKIVEARLPFATMNLDGQFDYTRLYDIAVGEVSKYIELPDLTYKPVNPPYSFNVDMTLRQHPLLAAFVPALTRMDPVTFKAYVDNVRDTTFAASLQAGVVEYDSMQIQGVAMKLAGLNGRLGITGQVNAANASGIRLNVTKLNAEAVENKLWFEIESDDSTGRAWYGISGSLAIADRAYQFRFNPDGMLTNYQRWTGDTTGYIQYSEKGIVADRFLLQTGSQRILVNSEEKIPNAPMRVKVESINLTNMAKLANQDTTLVGGMLNGDVVLRDVMTNLSFTGDVTVDSLKVMEKAIGNLTARFANTTDQRISTDIALTGNGNRARVTGFYNPSNADQALDFKINLDELTAQTIEAFSFGQLRQTSGRLRGQVDVTGSTDQPRMNGAVSFDSLAFNVAYLNATYKIDNETIRFSEKTINFQDFSIRDGQNRNLTTNGTITIRELPDMAYNLNIKADKFQVLNATRKDNDLAYGNAAISANLAIRGSGTSPTISGSIKLEDESKITMVLPDESDAVNEARGIVTFIDHNDSLALRKYLVVARPDTARPKLAFQDLSNAQIDLSLEANETSEITVVVDELNGDNLRIKGNARLNVGISQSGAISLLGRYDVTEGEYSLTYEVLKRTFSIQKGSNLTWTGDPYRAQLDITAVYETTAVPSNLIANETSEQLRTASKQKIPFNVLLKMKGLLSSPDISFDIEMPEEGFLASRTVIDAVNSKLSQLRQDPSQLNKQVFGLMVLGSFISESSSSSSGGGINTEEIARSSVSKILSDQLERFASSLLKGFDVNFDLLSSTQSAGTNNTVGTRTDLNVDVSRSFLQGRLTVSVGRNFMLEGNQNAITRNPNEVFDNLSLNYNITRDGRYMLRGYRKSDYQAVLEGYVIETGVGFVITVDYNALSEIFGKSAENQNQ
- the tamL gene encoding translocation and assembly module lipoprotein TamL, whose translation is MKKSLFYSIALLALTGCHVARHIPPGEKLYMGTEINVQVDSTVSKSEKEQIETQLAEMARPRPNKKLFGYPYRVGLYYFAGEPKKEKGLRAWFRRKLGAEPIFASANALSSNAANWVAFLENEGYFHSTASGSLREEGYKAFGVYQVQVRQRYLIDSVAFLMDSTSLKESMDEIQSRSLLKKDNPYRLEMIKLERERINQALQRRGFFYFQPDFIAVLADSAQGSHRTRLYLAIKPETPPAALLPYSVRDIYVYPNYSLSSNNLQADTTASPRRVVEFGNYKIVDPDNVYNPKLFRDIIALRPGRRYNSRAQDLTLSRFINVGSFKFVRNRFEPTQQGDSTVMDVHYYLTPYPKKSARLEIAGTSRSNNLVGSQLSLNWRNRNVLGRSELFTVNANAGIEFQIGARGTGVTNYRYGLQTSLTFPRLVSPIPIKYYQRGQTLPQTIVSVGYDLIVRGGLYHLNSFLTTYGYTWRSNPQTEHIFQPISINYVLPSSFGEKFYALEDDPTTRQQYINILRSEQLILSTLYTYNLSSSPRTNTSYTYRLSVNVEPAGNLASLVTKKTNELGQEVIFGVPYSQFFRMDVDSRHFFRLSPGITWASRFFGGLGVPYGNSEQLPFVKQYFVGGANSLRAFRPRAVGPGVYTRNLDGTVQLQDGGGDIKLEANTEIRPKINKYLQTALFVDVGNVWMYSDESTYGAGTQFRSDFYKQLAVGTGLGLRIDVSYFVLRFDLAFPLRKPWLPEGQQWVFDEINPGSRSWRRDNLILNVAVGYPF
- a CDS encoding RtcB family protein; the protein is MENSVTIDDILTLAPIPDQLHTAFLRVANGLVERAQYPKAKLMGLLAQMLQNPKKYAFSRNKVTNLARAIYDLNKQGIAVPLSETGRTYLPPEPAPYVLNTAEKQTSQAFDLRTTPLPYAVFGPEYIEEGALNQTETAASLPISVAGALMPDAHQGYGLPIGGVLATEAHTVIPFAVGVDIACRMCLSVFDLPGAFLKQESPLLKTILLEKTKFGIGGETREKFDETVMDLPEWQSTKVIRDLKDKAYRQLGTSGTGNHFVEWGLIEVYEQDDQLNLPPGEYLALLSHSGSRGFGGAVAGYYSRLAMQKTKLPKQAAHLAWLDLNTEEGQEYWIAMNLAGDYASANHHEIHHKLAKALGHNPLTMVENHHNFAWKEQLADGHEVVVHRKGATPAGPDVLGIIPGSMTQPGFVVRGRGFSDALNSASHGAGRLMSRTQAFNRITRAQLDDALLKADIQLIGGDLDEAPMVYKNIETVISAQHDLVSVLAKFTPKIVRMADANRKEGRED